A window of the Syntrophorhabdaceae bacterium genome harbors these coding sequences:
- a CDS encoding metalloregulator ArsR/SmtB family transcription factor, translating into MKELLSLFKALSDETRLRIVKLLEEGELCVCHIVAAVNMSQSKVSFHLKVLKDSGLVRDRREGKWMHYRLNESDLFKRLIFLSIAERVKDEDIADDRQRLEAFIALRSAEFADMAAGCCRSA; encoded by the coding sequence GTGAAAGAACTTCTCTCACTATTCAAGGCATTATCCGATGAAACAAGATTACGGATTGTGAAGCTCCTTGAGGAGGGTGAACTCTGTGTGTGCCACATCGTAGCCGCCGTTAATATGTCGCAGTCCAAAGTCTCCTTTCATTTGAAAGTTCTCAAGGATTCAGGGCTCGTAAGGGATAGACGGGAGGGGAAGTGGATGCATTACCGCCTCAACGAATCGGACCTGTTTAAGCGGCTCATCTTTCTTTCTATCGCTGAGCGGGTAAAGGATGAAGATATAGCAGACGATAGACAACGATTGGAAGCCTTCATCGCGTTGAGGTCAGCGGAATTCGCCGATATGGCCGCCGGGTGCTGCAGGAGCGCGTGA
- the hgcA gene encoding mercury methylation corrinoid protein HgcA has translation MEALPIIKPVARETQPCUGPSEKRGPMRPPRIDQPFVTGTIETPAGPVPTVSNVFSRTDLMGAFKVRWGIGRMKYRVDPGLYAIGAPDAESPVFVTANYKLTFDLVRRALFSVDGWILVLDTLGINVWCAAGKGTFGTDELVDRIESSRLAHVVAHRKLILPQLAGPGVAGYEVKKRCGFQVIYGPVRAQDIPEFVSQGFKAEEPMRTKRFEFMERLALVPMEIVPAVRGGLIVAAGLFVISFLVSGLVISKAYAWSMTPALAIGASIVAGAVLTPLLLPWLPGRAFSVKGLVMGLLSALSVIFFVHGLSFLETVALLISIPAMAAYLAMNFTGASTFTSLSGVKKEMRFALPLEIGGIGAGLILWIIAISGG, from the coding sequence ATGGAAGCTCTGCCAATCATAAAGCCTGTGGCCCGCGAAACTCAACCTTGCTGAGGCCCCTCAGAAAAGCGGGGCCCGATGAGGCCTCCTCGTATTGATCAACCTTTTGTCACAGGTACAATCGAAACCCCCGCCGGTCCTGTGCCCACGGTATCGAATGTCTTTAGCCGTACTGACCTCATGGGCGCTTTCAAGGTGCGATGGGGAATCGGGCGGATGAAATACAGGGTGGATCCGGGTCTTTATGCAATAGGGGCTCCGGATGCCGAATCTCCCGTCTTCGTCACGGCGAACTACAAGCTCACGTTCGATCTGGTTCGAAGAGCCCTTTTTTCGGTAGACGGGTGGATACTTGTGCTCGACACGCTTGGTATTAACGTGTGGTGTGCCGCAGGCAAAGGCACCTTCGGGACCGACGAGCTAGTGGATCGTATCGAATCGAGTCGCCTTGCCCATGTGGTAGCTCACAGAAAGCTCATACTTCCTCAGCTTGCGGGACCGGGCGTGGCTGGTTACGAGGTCAAGAAACGCTGCGGTTTTCAGGTTATATACGGACCTGTAAGGGCTCAAGATATACCTGAATTCGTGAGTCAGGGTTTCAAGGCGGAAGAACCGATGAGAACAAAAAGGTTCGAGTTTATGGAAAGGCTGGCGCTTGTCCCAATGGAAATCGTGCCGGCCGTGAGAGGCGGGCTTATTGTTGCTGCGGGGCTCTTTGTCATATCGTTTCTTGTTTCAGGCCTCGTAATATCGAAGGCGTATGCCTGGTCTATGACCCCTGCCCTCGCGATCGGGGCTTCCATCGTTGCGGGTGCTGTACTCACCCCGCTTCTGCTTCCGTGGCTCCCCGGCCGGGCTTTTTCCGTGAAAGGACTGGTTATGGGTCTTTTATCGGCTCTGTCGGTCATCTTCTTTGTCCACGGCCTAAGTTTTCTCGAAACGGTCGCGCTTCTCATCTCAATTCCCGCCATGGCTGCCTATCTTGCAATGAATTTTACCGGCGCGTCCACATTCACCTCGCTGTCCGGTGTGAAAAAGGAGATGCGCTTTGCCCTTCCTCTTGAGATTGGCGGTATCGGAGCGGGTCTCATCTTATGGATCATTGCCATTTCAGGAGGGTAG
- the hgcB gene encoding mercury methylation ferredoxin HgcB, which translates to MQSMLYLKDVVTLVHRPEACNGCGVCLTVCPRRVLRRSNGKIEIGERDACIECGACQRNCPHGALTVRAGVGCASALINQKLGRKQACCVADETSG; encoded by the coding sequence ATGCAATCCATGCTGTATCTCAAAGACGTAGTCACCCTTGTCCACAGGCCAGAGGCGTGCAACGGTTGTGGGGTGTGCCTTACCGTTTGTCCTCGGCGGGTGCTACGACGCTCTAACGGAAAGATCGAAATCGGCGAGCGCGATGCCTGCATTGAGTGCGGTGCCTGCCAACGCAATTGTCCTCACGGCGCACTGACAGTCAGGGCAGGCGTAGGCTGTGCTTCAGCGCTTATAAACCAAAAGCTCGGCAGGAAGCAGGCGTGTTGTGTTGCTGACGAGACGTCGGGTTGA
- a CDS encoding DUF2284 domain-containing protein, translating into MKKASTYIAQVLTRGVDHAVLVDTSRVFTAPWVRLKCQFGCAGYGQTLTCPPFSPTPDQMRSTLDSYRHGILLHRHWKKDQKDMEKLSDVVVDLETMLFLDGYYKAFGIGSGPCAGCRTCDTTASCKHPERARPSMEACGIDVFKTAREHNLPIRVVRERGEERDMYGLVLME; encoded by the coding sequence ATGAAAAAGGCTTCGACCTACATCGCTCAAGTCCTTACCCGGGGCGTAGACCATGCAGTCCTTGTGGATACGAGCCGCGTCTTCACCGCCCCATGGGTGAGACTAAAATGCCAGTTCGGCTGTGCCGGGTACGGACAAACCCTTACCTGTCCGCCTTTTTCCCCGACCCCCGATCAGATGCGCTCTACTCTCGACTCGTACCGCCATGGCATACTTCTTCACCGCCACTGGAAGAAGGATCAAAAAGATATGGAAAAATTGAGCGATGTTGTCGTGGACCTGGAGACCATGCTTTTTCTTGACGGTTATTACAAGGCTTTCGGCATAGGCAGCGGTCCGTGCGCGGGGTGTAGAACCTGTGACACCACGGCGAGCTGCAAGCACCCGGAGCGTGCACGACCTTCCATGGAAGCCTGCGGCATCGATGTTTTCAAAACTGCGAGGGAGCATAACCTGCCCATTAGAGTTGTGCGTGAGCGCGGGGAAGAACGGGACATGTACGGTCTCGTACTCATGGAATAG
- a CDS encoding ferritin family protein, protein MDDKDRLNALEVALNNETREREFYLKNAQRTSNRLGKAMFERIALDELEHYNRLKELHRTWEKQEKWPESVPLTVNNTNIKDILLNTIKDLDKAAKADSGDLDAIKTAVEFENRGTKFYAELRDASTDPKEKEFFNLLSVIEREHYMSLRDAEEYLTSPDTWFIKVEHHSFDGA, encoded by the coding sequence ATGGATGATAAAGACCGCCTCAATGCATTGGAAGTGGCCCTGAACAACGAAACAAGGGAACGTGAATTCTATCTAAAGAATGCACAGAGAACAAGCAATCGCCTGGGCAAGGCCATGTTTGAGCGGATTGCCCTCGACGAACTGGAACATTACAATCGACTCAAAGAGCTTCATCGTACATGGGAGAAGCAGGAAAAATGGCCCGAATCCGTTCCGCTCACCGTGAACAACACGAATATCAAAGACATCCTTCTCAATACGATCAAGGACCTCGACAAGGCGGCCAAGGCGGATTCTGGCGACCTTGATGCCATCAAAACGGCCGTGGAGTTTGAGAACAGGGGGACCAAGTTTTACGCGGAATTGAGGGACGCCTCCACGGACCCCAAAGAAAAGGAATTCTTCAATCTGCTCTCCGTGATCGAGCGCGAACACTACATGTCGTTAAGAGACGCCGAAGAGTATCTCACGAGCCCGGATACATGGTTCATAAAGGTCGAGCACCACTCTTTCGACGGCGCTTAG
- a CDS encoding rubredoxin, whose amino-acid sequence MVWVCSVCGYRYEEDVEKVPFDQLPDDWTCPICNAPKSAFEKSAT is encoded by the coding sequence ATGGTCTGGGTATGTTCCGTGTGCGGTTACCGCTATGAGGAGGATGTTGAAAAGGTGCCATTCGATCAGTTACCCGATGATTGGACCTGTCCGATCTGCAATGCGCCAAAGAGCGCTTTTGAAAAATCAGCCACGTAG
- a CDS encoding ABC transporter substrate-binding protein has protein sequence MRTMRRKSFDVSAGLLCCALIFAVCVPLVFSAETAKPKAPLPRYGGTMRVADRFDGISIGYPPKMPNSYSQRQAVPALETLFRLDKTGKATPWLATGFKEDAKGKTILLTLRKGVKFHDGTNFNAEAVKWNLDLYASVKTPGTEKFKSIDIVDEFAIRINLAEWDSTVTSGFTQRLGMMISPTAYKKNGEEWCASHPVGTGPFEFVSWEKGTSTVYKKFPGYWQKGKPYLDRIEYYAINDSITRLLSFKKGELEVLLSPDAKDLADLKKDGYAVNNPRVGSGAMSLMPDSANPKSPFSDLKVRQAAEHAIDTEKIVKTIYHGEAEPATQWIYKGHWAYNPAVRGYPYNPALAKKLLAQAGYPNGFKTKITYRVNPQSDLVFTAVQGYLAAVGIDAALEPIQQERYNKITQEGGSWEGLIEDMFSPYVDVVIPMSQMYSGGNRYFTQTLAPADYVKAIQDAVGASDFKIKQKSIREAMKLMSDKYCLQILLLCQSMASVSQPYVHNHGFYETPAITWTPEDSWLGK, from the coding sequence ATGAGAACCATGAGACGCAAAAGTTTTGACGTGTCGGCCGGATTACTCTGTTGTGCCCTGATATTCGCTGTTTGTGTTCCGCTGGTCTTTTCCGCAGAAACGGCCAAACCCAAAGCACCGCTCCCCCGGTACGGCGGGACCATGAGGGTGGCTGACCGGTTTGACGGCATATCGATCGGCTACCCGCCGAAGATGCCGAACAGTTACAGTCAGAGGCAGGCCGTTCCCGCATTGGAAACGCTCTTTCGTCTTGACAAGACAGGGAAGGCGACCCCGTGGCTCGCTACCGGCTTCAAGGAAGATGCGAAGGGCAAAACCATCCTTCTCACCTTGAGAAAAGGGGTGAAATTCCATGACGGCACGAATTTCAATGCCGAGGCGGTGAAGTGGAATTTGGATCTGTATGCGTCGGTCAAGACCCCGGGGACGGAGAAATTCAAATCGATTGATATCGTTGATGAGTTTGCAATCCGCATCAACCTCGCCGAATGGGATAGCACCGTGACGAGCGGCTTCACCCAGAGGCTCGGCATGATGATATCGCCTACGGCCTACAAGAAAAACGGCGAAGAATGGTGCGCGAGCCATCCTGTGGGCACGGGTCCGTTCGAGTTCGTGAGTTGGGAAAAGGGGACCTCTACCGTGTACAAGAAGTTTCCCGGCTACTGGCAGAAGGGTAAGCCCTATCTGGACAGGATAGAGTACTATGCGATAAACGACTCCATCACCAGACTGCTTAGCTTCAAGAAGGGCGAACTGGAGGTGCTTCTCTCGCCCGACGCCAAAGACTTAGCGGATTTGAAAAAGGACGGGTACGCGGTGAATAACCCGAGAGTGGGTTCAGGGGCTATGAGCCTTATGCCCGACTCGGCAAACCCCAAGTCACCCTTCTCCGACCTCAAGGTACGCCAGGCTGCAGAGCATGCCATCGACACGGAGAAGATCGTCAAAACAATCTACCACGGCGAGGCGGAGCCGGCCACCCAGTGGATCTACAAAGGCCATTGGGCCTATAACCCGGCGGTCCGAGGGTATCCTTATAACCCGGCCCTGGCCAAGAAGCTGCTCGCTCAAGCGGGCTATCCGAACGGATTCAAAACAAAGATAACCTACCGCGTGAACCCGCAGAGCGATCTGGTTTTCACTGCCGTCCAGGGATATCTGGCGGCGGTCGGGATCGATGCGGCGCTCGAGCCGATCCAGCAGGAACGATACAACAAGATCACCCAGGAGGGAGGAAGCTGGGAAGGGCTCATCGAGGACATGTTCTCGCCCTACGTAGACGTAGTGATTCCCATGTCACAGATGTATAGCGGAGGAAACCGATACTTCACCCAGACACTTGCGCCCGCGGATTATGTTAAGGCTATCCAGGATGCGGTCGGTGCCTCCGATTTCAAAATCAAGCAAAAATCAATTCGGGAGGCGATGAAGCTCATGAGCGACAAGTATTGTCTTCAGATACTGCTTCTCTGCCAATCCATGGCCAGCGTGAGCCAGCCCTATGTACATAATCACGGTTTTTACGAAACGCCGGCCATTACGTGGACGCCCGAAGACTCCTGGTTGGGGAAGTAG
- a CDS encoding ATP-binding cassette domain-containing protein, which produces MLTVTGLTKSFGREVILDDVTFTVNAGDRTGLTGRNGSGKTTLLKLIVGEDQADSGLISMPKGYTASYLSQHIHFTERSVLKEACANMHASDDGRDESYRVKAILSGLGFSSAQFDFDPRMLSGGYQVRLNLAKILVSEPNLLLLDEPTNYLDILSIRWLTQFLKTWKSEMILVTHARAFMDSVTTHTMGIHRKKVRKVAGDTEKFYRQIIQEEEIYEKTRINDERRHREIEQFINRFRAQATRARAVQSKIRMLEKHEKKANLVEERSLDFEFKAAPFPGKWLVEIDDLCFSFTDAAPPIIDGLKIAVKKKDRIAVVGKNGKGKTTLLKLIAGELVPQRGAIRPNQNLVPAHFGQMNVERLDPNKTVLEEILSAHQEYALASARAISGAMLFEDDKAMKKISVLSGGERSRVMLGKILARPANMILLDEPDNHLDAESIDALIEAIDEFDGAVIIVTHSEMILKAVATRLLVFDAGGLTLFEGGYADFLERVGWADERTAPAVDIEIAYEEREKVPTKKDLRKLRAQIIADKSKVLTPLKKKVTHLEQEITDLEAAIDRDNKALIAASRNGQGKDIESLSLAIYTAGIKIERLFEELDAATGEYEKKSAVFEGRLQELAGE; this is translated from the coding sequence ATGCTTACGGTCACAGGGCTTACCAAGTCTTTCGGCAGAGAAGTTATACTGGATGACGTAACGTTCACGGTAAATGCCGGGGACCGTACGGGCTTAACCGGCAGGAACGGTTCCGGTAAGACTACCCTCCTCAAGCTTATCGTGGGGGAGGACCAGGCCGATTCGGGCCTCATTTCCATGCCCAAAGGCTATACGGCGAGCTATCTTTCGCAGCACATCCACTTTACCGAGAGATCCGTGCTCAAGGAAGCCTGCGCCAACATGCACGCGTCCGACGATGGCCGGGACGAGAGCTACCGGGTAAAAGCGATCCTTTCGGGACTCGGTTTTTCATCCGCGCAGTTTGATTTCGATCCACGGATGCTCTCCGGCGGATACCAGGTAAGACTGAACCTCGCGAAGATACTGGTCTCCGAGCCAAATCTGCTGCTTCTTGACGAACCCACTAACTATCTCGATATCCTGTCCATCAGATGGCTGACCCAATTCCTTAAGACCTGGAAGAGCGAGATGATTCTCGTGACGCATGCCCGGGCATTTATGGATAGCGTTACCACTCACACCATGGGTATACACCGCAAAAAGGTGAGAAAGGTGGCGGGTGATACGGAAAAGTTCTATAGACAGATTATCCAGGAAGAAGAGATTTATGAAAAGACCAGAATCAACGATGAGAGGAGACACAGGGAAATAGAGCAGTTCATCAACCGGTTCAGGGCTCAAGCGACCCGTGCCCGGGCCGTCCAATCAAAAATCCGCATGCTCGAGAAACATGAAAAGAAGGCGAACCTCGTGGAAGAGAGAAGCCTCGATTTTGAATTCAAGGCAGCGCCATTCCCGGGCAAATGGCTCGTGGAGATCGACGATCTCTGCTTCTCTTTCACAGATGCCGCCCCACCCATCATTGATGGTTTGAAGATAGCGGTCAAGAAGAAAGACCGGATCGCGGTTGTCGGAAAGAACGGAAAAGGAAAAACAACGCTGCTTAAGCTCATTGCAGGCGAGCTCGTGCCCCAACGGGGCGCAATACGGCCGAACCAGAATCTCGTGCCGGCCCACTTTGGGCAGATGAACGTGGAACGTCTTGATCCCAACAAAACTGTGCTCGAAGAGATCTTAAGCGCCCACCAGGAGTATGCCCTGGCCAGCGCCAGGGCCATCTCAGGCGCTATGCTCTTTGAAGATGACAAGGCCATGAAAAAGATCTCGGTACTTTCCGGCGGTGAGCGCAGCAGGGTCATGCTCGGCAAGATTCTCGCCAGACCGGCGAACATGATTTTACTCGATGAACCTGACAATCACCTCGACGCAGAGTCAATAGACGCGCTCATAGAAGCCATCGACGAGTTTGACGGGGCCGTGATCATCGTGACGCACAGCGAGATGATTCTCAAGGCCGTCGCCACCAGACTGCTCGTATTCGACGCAGGCGGTCTCACCCTTTTCGAAGGTGGATACGCAGACTTTCTGGAACGGGTCGGCTGGGCAGATGAAAGAACCGCGCCCGCGGTAGACATCGAGATCGCATACGAAGAGCGTGAAAAGGTCCCAACTAAAAAGGATTTGAGGAAGCTACGGGCGCAGATCATAGCTGATAAGTCGAAAGTACTGACCCCGCTCAAAAAAAAGGTTACCCACCTCGAACAGGAGATAACCGATCTCGAAGCGGCAATCGACCGTGATAACAAGGCGCTCATCGCGGCCTCGCGAAACGGGCAGGGAAAAGACATCGAATCGCTGTCGCTCGCCATCTACACAGCGGGAATAAAGATCGAGAGACTCTTCGAAGAACTTGACGCGGCAACCGGCGAGTACGAGAAGAAATCCGCCGTTTTCGAAGGCCGCTTACAAGAGCTTGCCGGAGAATAA
- a CDS encoding MotA/TolQ/ExbB proton channel family protein, producing MYTGGLLGLILDAGPLAKVVIIILIFFSIISWTIIFVKIRQFGRADEQGDRFFRIIKDADSFKKLVSAYKEGGDSPFYRLVLACYKEISSRQRENAGESGKADAIAAIDNLLKITVAEEVVKLERRLSFLATTANTAPFIGLFGTVWGIMDSFREIGVRGTTSLAVVAPGISEALIATAIGLATAIPAVLGYNYCLGRLKRISSRMDNAALYLINIIQK from the coding sequence ATGTACACGGGGGGACTCTTAGGTCTTATCCTGGATGCCGGGCCGCTTGCGAAAGTGGTTATCATCATCCTGATCTTCTTTTCCATCATTTCCTGGACCATCATTTTCGTCAAAATCAGGCAATTCGGCAGGGCAGACGAGCAGGGCGACAGGTTCTTTAGAATTATCAAGGACGCCGATTCCTTCAAGAAGCTTGTTTCGGCGTACAAGGAAGGGGGAGACAGCCCCTTCTACCGGCTTGTGCTTGCCTGTTATAAGGAGATAAGCTCGCGGCAACGGGAGAACGCGGGTGAATCCGGTAAGGCGGACGCTATCGCTGCCATAGACAACCTCTTGAAAATAACTGTTGCCGAGGAAGTGGTAAAACTGGAAAGGCGTCTTTCTTTTCTGGCGACCACAGCCAATACAGCACCCTTCATCGGTTTGTTCGGGACCGTCTGGGGCATTATGGATTCCTTCAGGGAAATCGGGGTGAGGGGAACGACAAGCCTGGCTGTTGTCGCCCCGGGCATCAGTGAAGCGCTGATCGCGACCGCCATCGGCCTCGCCACGGCCATACCGGCTGTTCTCGGGTACAACTACTGCCTGGGAAGGCTCAAGCGCATTTCCTCCCGAATGGACAATGCTGCACTGTATCTCATCAATATTATTCAGAAATGA
- a CDS encoding biopolymer transporter ExbD, with the protein MKNSRESKGPLSEINVVPLVDIMLVLLIIFMITAPMMQHGLGIDVPHVTAKPLPTKDEPQILNITEGQKLILNEKKLDVSDLKAAIQLLFANKTKKEIFLRADKNVPYGFVVKCMSTIREAGVDKINIVTKPLEKDE; encoded by the coding sequence ATGAAGAACTCAAGGGAAAGCAAAGGGCCTCTTTCGGAAATCAACGTGGTACCGCTCGTGGATATCATGCTCGTGCTTCTTATCATCTTCATGATTACTGCGCCTATGATGCAGCACGGATTAGGGATTGACGTCCCGCACGTAACTGCCAAACCCTTACCCACAAAAGACGAGCCCCAGATACTTAACATCACGGAGGGGCAGAAACTCATTTTGAACGAGAAGAAACTGGACGTAAGCGATCTCAAGGCGGCAATCCAGTTGCTGTTTGCAAACAAGACAAAGAAGGAAATATTCTTAAGGGCCGACAAAAACGTTCCCTACGGGTTTGTGGTGAAGTGTATGAGTACGATCAGAGAAGCGGGCGTGGACAAGATCAATATCGTAACGAAACCACTGGAAAAAGATGAGTGA
- a CDS encoding TonB family protein: protein MSETAWYRMLTISITLHILVIAAFTIPVKFSSKKVDLSSSYSVNLVAGTGTLGGPQREAAQPVAKPLPEKPVAAKDRKMIAKSRPVPIQREKDLVSISNKKVPAREATTQQEMSELEKRLKEIRRKTDYIDVTKASGSGPVRTAMAGSAAGAGSDTHVNPLEQKYYLDVKDKIYAAWNMPSTAAGKSNLEMDVVIRIRKDGKLVDVSVDKGSGNRIYDESVMRAVRVAEPYPPIPAALDRDSIEIAFAFKPEIR from the coding sequence ATGAGTGAAACAGCCTGGTACAGGATGCTCACAATCTCTATCACCCTGCACATTCTCGTCATAGCGGCCTTTACCATACCTGTCAAATTTTCATCCAAAAAAGTCGATCTTTCATCGTCGTACTCGGTAAATCTTGTTGCAGGGACAGGGACTCTTGGTGGGCCGCAGAGAGAGGCGGCACAACCGGTGGCCAAACCACTGCCGGAGAAGCCGGTCGCAGCCAAAGACAGGAAAATGATCGCGAAATCAAGACCTGTGCCTATCCAGAGAGAAAAAGACCTGGTTTCCATCTCGAACAAAAAGGTGCCGGCCAGGGAGGCGACAACACAACAAGAAATGAGCGAGCTTGAAAAACGGCTCAAAGAAATAAGAAGAAAGACAGATTACATCGATGTGACAAAGGCAAGCGGCAGCGGCCCCGTGAGAACGGCAATGGCGGGGAGCGCCGCCGGCGCAGGAAGCGACACTCACGTGAACCCGCTGGAACAGAAGTACTATCTCGATGTGAAAGATAAGATATATGCCGCGTGGAACATGCCGAGCACTGCAGCCGGTAAAAGCAACCTGGAAATGGATGTGGTGATTAGGATACGAAAGGACGGGAAACTTGTTGACGTGAGCGTGGATAAAGGATCGGGAAACCGAATCTATGACGAGTCGGTTATGCGGGCCGTCCGGGTGGCAGAGCCCTATCCGCCTATACCGGCGGCGCTCGACAGGGACTCTATCGAAATAGCGTTTGCATTCAAACCGGAAATACGATGA
- a CDS encoding undecaprenyl-diphosphate phosphatase has translation MTAPESIFMGALQGITEFLPISSPAHLIVVPWFFHMQEGDINKLTYDVMLHLGTLAAILFIYGKKLIHVVMEGLLDFREGRGRQSLLAKLSIATIPAALAGILLQHLIERYLRTPFVAAYMLAFVSILMIIAERIHVERRAISYPVAIAVGIAQAVALIPGTSRSGATITIGMLMGLKRSEAVDFSFMLSIPIVLGTALYEMRHFQHASQGASLYVYGALSAFVFGASSLNFLIQYLKRHSLDIFAYYRIVLALAILLVSLWSHEARLTA, from the coding sequence ATGACGGCGCCTGAGAGCATCTTCATGGGTGCCCTCCAGGGCATCACCGAGTTTCTCCCCATTAGTAGCCCTGCCCATCTCATCGTTGTGCCCTGGTTCTTCCACATGCAGGAAGGCGATATAAATAAACTCACTTACGACGTGATGCTCCACCTCGGCACGCTCGCGGCAATCCTCTTCATCTACGGTAAGAAACTCATCCATGTGGTTATGGAAGGTTTGCTCGATTTCAGAGAGGGCCGGGGCAGACAATCGCTGCTTGCGAAGCTCAGCATTGCCACGATACCCGCCGCTTTAGCGGGTATTTTGTTGCAGCATCTCATTGAAAGATACTTGAGAACACCTTTTGTCGCGGCATATATGCTCGCGTTCGTGTCGATCCTCATGATTATCGCCGAGAGGATACACGTGGAAAGAAGGGCCATTTCCTATCCCGTTGCCATTGCCGTCGGTATAGCTCAGGCCGTGGCGCTGATCCCTGGTACATCGAGGAGCGGGGCTACCATTACCATAGGAATGCTCATGGGGCTCAAAAGAAGTGAAGCCGTTGATTTCTCCTTTATGCTCTCCATCCCGATCGTGCTCGGCACCGCGCTATACGAAATGAGACACTTTCAACACGCGAGCCAGGGGGCGAGCTTATATGTTTACGGGGCGCTATCGGCCTTTGTGTTCGGTGCATCGAGCTTGAATTTTCTCATACAATATCTCAAGAGGCACTCTCTCGATATCTTCGCATACTACCGGATCGTGCTCGCCCTCGCTATCCTTCTCGTATCCCTGTGGAGTCACGAGGCCCGTTTGACAGCGTGA
- a CDS encoding 2-dehydropantoate 2-reductase → MHVKTIWVYGVGGVGGLIGGKIARSLGKERGADTAIYFIARGEHLRQIQTSGLILNMGDEKGIICTPTLATDNPGTLEAPDLCFVCVKSYDLEGVSRSLAKAIREETVLIPLLNGVNICERIRKIVQKGIVLPACIYVGTHIEKPGVVTQRGGEGRMLLGQDPMHPDFYPDEILQLLQRAHIPFQWFEDVSPSIWEKYLFIAAFGLVTAAYGKTLGEIASDAELMILASGIMKEVFLIAKKKQIALPPDVVNASIAKANNFPYETKTSYQRDLEEHGKQNEGDLFGATIMSMGRDLGVPTPIAESVYNKILGKISR, encoded by the coding sequence GTGCACGTAAAGACAATCTGGGTATATGGTGTTGGCGGCGTGGGCGGGCTCATAGGGGGAAAGATCGCGCGCTCCCTTGGAAAAGAGCGTGGGGCCGATACGGCGATTTACTTTATCGCACGGGGCGAACATCTCAGGCAAATTCAAACGAGCGGTCTCATTCTCAATATGGGGGATGAGAAAGGGATCATCTGCACCCCCACCTTGGCAACGGACAACCCCGGGACGCTTGAGGCGCCCGATCTTTGCTTTGTCTGTGTGAAAAGCTACGACCTCGAAGGGGTGAGTCGCTCGCTTGCCAAAGCTATCCGAGAAGAGACAGTCCTTATTCCTCTATTAAACGGCGTTAATATCTGCGAGAGGATAAGAAAGATTGTGCAGAAAGGCATCGTCCTTCCCGCCTGTATCTATGTGGGCACGCACATAGAGAAACCGGGCGTCGTCACCCAGAGGGGCGGTGAGGGTAGAATGCTCTTGGGCCAAGACCCAATGCATCCCGATTTCTATCCCGATGAGATCTTGCAGCTTCTCCAAAGGGCACATATCCCCTTTCAATGGTTTGAAGACGTTTCCCCGTCCATATGGGAAAAGTATTTATTCATTGCCGCCTTTGGCCTCGTCACTGCGGCATACGGAAAAACCCTTGGCGAGATCGCGAGCGACGCCGAACTCATGATACTCGCGAGCGGCATCATGAAGGAGGTCTTTTTAATCGCGAAAAAGAAACAGATAGCTCTTCCGCCGGACGTTGTGAATGCCTCCATAGCCAAGGCGAACAACTTCCCTTACGAAACAAAGACGTCCTATCAAAGAGACCTGGAGGAGCACGGCAAACAGAACGAAGGTGATCTGTTCGGGGCGACGATTATGAGCATGGGCAGGGATTTAGGCGTTCCGACGCCCATCGCAGAATCGGTTTACAACAAGATCCTTGGGAAGATATCCCGGTAA